A window from Populus trichocarpa isolate Nisqually-1 chromosome 3, P.trichocarpa_v4.1, whole genome shotgun sequence encodes these proteins:
- the LOC112326770 gene encoding uncharacterized protein LOC112326770: MKLGLSRACFYSSCSASIFSSSIPSLTTIKPKIPLFLRPPTYSVTSSDLQKWHGWAKGLASSVGSSFVESDNGPDSTLLCRELNWLLEDSLENRSSSSCFSFAACKYDTFDGIENVMLRISLDDLYQLWKQRIEERRPFQYIVGCEHWRDLVLSVQEGVLIPRPETELIVDLVSDAVSNNQELGQGLWADVGTGSGAIAIGISKILRSYGRVIATDLSPVAVSVAMFNVQRYGLQHVTEVRQGSWFEPLKDVEGQLVGIVSNPPYIPSDNISGLQAEVGRHEPRLALDGGASGIDYLLHLCNGAAAMLKPGGFFAFETNGEKQCKFLVDYMQNDIAGSFCNLNIVSDFAGIQRFVTGFRQ, from the coding sequence ATGAAGCTAGGCCTGAGCCGAGCATGTTTTTATAGCAGCTGTTCTGCATCgattttctcttcttcaatCCCATCTTTAACAACAATTAAACCTAAAATTCCTCTCTTTTTGAGGCCGCCCACTTATTCAGTAACTTCATCAGACCTTCAAAAATGGCATGGATGGGCAAAAGGCCTTGCCTCCTCCGTTGGGTCGTCTTTTGTGGAGTCTGATAATGGCCCTGACTCCACTCTTCTGTGCCGGGAGCTAAATTGGCTCCTAGAGGACTCACTTGAAAACCGCTCCTCCTCCTCGTGCTTTTCCTTTGCCGCTTGTAAATATGATACTTTTGATGGAATTGAGAATGTCATGTTAAGAATAAGTTTGGATGATCTTTACCAGTTATGGAAGCAGAGGATTGAAGAGAGGAGGCCTTTCCAGTATATAGTAGGGTGTGAGCACTGGAGGGACTTGGTGCTGAGCGTGCAAGAAGGGGTCTTGATTCCAAGGCCAGAGACAGAATTGATCGTTGATCTAGTGAGCGATGCGGTTTCCAATAATCAAGAATTGGGACAAGGGTTGTGGGCAGATGTAGGTACTGGTAGCGGTGCTATTGCTATAGGTATTAGCAAGATTTTGAGGAGTTATGGGAGAGTTATTGCCACAGATTTAAGCCCAGTCGCAGTTTCGGTGGCAATGTTTAATGTGCAAAGGTATGGCCTTCAGCATGTGACTGAAGTAAGGCAAGGATCTTGGTTTGAGCCGTTAAAGGATGTTGAAGGACAACTTGTAGGTATTGTGAGTAATCCACCATACATACCTAGTGACAATATCTCTGGACTACAAGCTGAAGTTGGTAGACATGAACCAAGACTCGCGTTAGATGGTGGTGCGAGTGGCATAGattatcttcttcatctttGCAATGGGGCTGCTGCAATGTTGAAACCTGGCGgattttttgcttttgaaacCAACGGGGAGAAGCAATGCAAGTTTCTTGTAGATTACATGCAAAATGACATTGCAGGAAGCTTTTGTAATTTGAACATTGTGTCTGATTTTGCTGGTATCCAAAGATTTGTGACTGGGTTCCGTCAATGA